CACGATGTATTGAAAGAAGTAATAGATATGTTCCCTTCTGCTGTAATTCATATCGGAGGCGATGAGGTGAAATATGATCATTGGAACAAATCTCCCGAAGTACAGGCATACATGAAAGAGCATGCATTGACTTCGCCAGCCGATCTTCAGCTCCTGTTTACCAATGATATTTCCAATTTTCTGGAAAAAAATAATAAGCGTATGATGGGATGGAATGATATTATGGGTGCAAAATTACATGACTATAATCAGGATGCTCCACCAGTGACAGGTAAACTTTCAAAATCAGCTATTATTCAGTTTTGGAAAGGTAATGTCGATATGATGAAAGATGCAGCTCGTAACGGGTATGACATTGTTAATTCCTATCATGAAGCTACTTATCTGGATTACAGTGATATTTCTCTGGAAAAAGCTTATAGCTTTGACCCTGTTCCTGAGGGGCTGGATAAACAATATCATGCTAAGATATTAGGTCTGGGATGTCAGATGTGGGGAGAATGGATATCTGATCTAAACGATATGTATAAGCAAACATTTCCGCGTATAGCCGCCTATGCTGAGGTTGGGTGGACTAAAGTTGAAAATAAGGATTATGAACGCTTTCAGCAATCTTTACCTTATTTCTACAATCGATGGAATAAGAATGGGATAAATTTTAATAAGTAAGATTTTCATATAAAAGAACTTAATGCGGAAGATGATCCCAAATAATTTCCTGCTTATGAAAATAAACCCATCAGAAATTGTTATATTGTGTAACATCATTCCCTTGAATATGCCCTTTTCAATATTCACGATCGGAAACGGAAGATGATATAGAGTGATCAAAAAGAAATATACTAAATACATAAACTTATGAGTATTGTAATATTTAAAGATCAGGCTTTTGACACCAAGAAATTGGTGAACATTACCCTAAAGAGTGAACACCTGAAGTTTCTGGCTAAATTAAAACGTGTAGATACCGCTAAACTGGTGTATGTTCATAGCAATACGGAAGAGGGTGGGGATATGCCCGCCTATCTGGATAATAAGTATCTGGCTGAAGTATGGGAAGACAATAAATTTACGGGAAATGTTATTCTTATAAATGAAGAGAACGCGGAAGTGGAGCTCTTCGAGGAATAACAGATTTGATTATTGGTTTTTTAAAATTGTACTGGAGCTGTATTTATCTGAAATATAGCGGTTGTGCTTTTTGTTTATACTCCCCATTAAAGCTATGGTCACTTCAGTAGAAAACTAAATCATAATTACACGGCTTTGTTTCATTGAGCTTGTCAAAGTATTCCGAAGAATTTGACAAGCTCAATTTGGAAATAACAGATGTCCCGTTAAATTTTTAAGGTAGTAAATCAATGAATTTCTTGTTCTTGGCATCTAATTTTTTCGGAGTGCCAATTCTACCTTCTCTTACGCTGAATTTCTCTTCACCCATCGCTTTAATATCATCGTAAATAGGATTGATAATCCAATCGCCATTTACATTGACTATACCCTTCAATTCTTCGGCTCCGTCAACGGCTGTGAAATAACCCTCTTTACCAATTGCTTCTATTTGTTTTAGCAATTTAACGTTAACTTTTTTCGTGACATTTTGCGGTTTGTCATTTTTCACATACACCATTATATAGTTTACAGGTCCTGTGAAATAATATTTTGCAAACTCCATTTGAGCATCCTCAGCAGGTTTTTTAGGTAGTTTACTTTTTAAAAAGGCGTCAACTTCCTGATCTGTCTTTAATTTTTGCTGATCAATTAACGCAATTGCTTCTTTATAAACAGGCAGTGATTTTTCTAACCATATTATGGTCTGTGCAGATGAAATATTGTACGAACTACTTCCTGATTTCTTAAATGCCCTATCGTTCTTATAAAAAGCCTGTACATCATTCAGCTTCTCTGACAAAGATTTTGGATAGCTCAATTTAACCTCGCCTTCAGCGTTGTTTTTCATTTCTATCCAATCGTTCCCAATTTTTACTTTTGGATGTGAACTATCCAATCGATAAGGAGTAGAAGTATGATGCCTGAACTCAACATCAAAATCAACAGAGCGTATAGGTTTTATAGCATCTACCAGAAAATGGTTATACTCTAATTCTTCTGCATTTTTATCTGCTTTATACTTAGCATCTGCTGAAGTTCCATCCCAGAAATGTAATATACTTGGTTTAAACTGAGGCGCCACTGCATAAACTTCATCCACACCATCTCCTAATCCTAACAATTCATTTGCTTCCAATAGATTAAGTGAAATTGAGACAAAACTCTTTGGCTTTCCGACTTCAGTCGTCATGAAAAAATCTTTATTTACTGTCGAAAGGAAATCATCTATTGAAAGATATTGTGTTTGTTGATCTGTAAAATTATGCTCGTCTTTTTCGTCAAAAGCTTTGTTCGAATTCGCTTGTACAGGTTTTACACTAAACTCCAGCCGTGCTAAATCGATCATATTTTCAGATTCCCCGATGTACTCCTCTAGTTCAGCTCTGGTTTGTTCAATGTCGTTCTTTTTACCTTGCGAACAACCGTAATTAATAAATAAACAATATATAAATAATAACAAGTAGCTGTTTTTAGTCATGATCTAATTTAAAAATATTATTTTTTACTATCAAAATGACTTTTCCTCAAAAATAGTATTCAAACCCTTTATAATGATTTATCTCCTAAAGTAGATATATAAATGCTTTTCCAAGAATAACAAATTGGTGATTGGTTTTTATTATAAGAGTCAGGGCGCTGTATTTAAGAAAAATACAGCGCCCTGACTTAATTTTTAATACAAGGTTAACCTCGCTATCTGCTAAAACAGCAAGCCTATAAAATATCCTTCAAGTCAAATTCCATATCTCTCTCTAAAGTAGAACCGATAAATGCTGAATTGTCTTTCACAGAAGAAAAGGAATAGAATGTTGGAGCATCTCCAAATGGTCTGAATTTGTAGGTCTTTTGATTCATGATTTCAGTAAACAACTGTAATCTTCCTAAGGATGACTGAAGCAATTGACTGAATCTCCAGTCTTCAGGCGTTCCAAAAAAGTAACAGCGTATAGTGGACTTGCTTAAAATAGTACGTTCAAATTCAGATAAACTGTCAAAATTAGCAATAGCCTTATTTAGCATTGCCATTATTTCTTGTGACTGGTTACCTTCTATGGTTACAAATCCATATCGTCCATAAGTAATGGAATTTATAAAAATTGGCATGCGCTCCACTTGTAAAGCATTACTTAACTCTTCTTCTAAGAATTTCCATCCGGCCTTTGTTTTATCTATTTGTATACTGTAATAGTCTTGTCTGAAGAATGCAAAAACACCTTTTCCTGGTACGGGTGTATTATCCGGAGCGTATTCCAGTAATCCGACACCCGGTTTAAAGCTGTCCAAATACATGTTAGATCTGTTAAAGAATACAGAGTCTTTTACATCAGTAAAACTGGAGAAGAATCCGGTTTTGAGGGATACATCCCCTACATGCTGATTTATAGCGGGTTCACCGATTTGTCTCAATATATCAGATTGAAACTGTTTGAGACTGGAATTTCGGAGTTCCAGCTGCTTTGCTTCAGCTATCTTGACTTTATTCTTTCCAACAATTACAATATCCTGATTGAGAGGTAACGTTTTTCCTTCAAGGGGTAATCCCGTAGAATATACACCATCTTTTACGAATACATTTCCATTGAAAACACTGCCTGTATACAGATCCGGATATGTCTTTTGGTCTGAGCCACCCCCGGGTTCAAAAACACCGAATTCTTTTATACTATTCGCACGGGAAACCCGGAAATTTACTTTTGTACTGTCCTGATTGATAACCTGACTGGATATGGAATACCCCTTTTTTACAAGGTCAGTTTTCAGAGAATCAACAATCTCTTTTTTTGAACGTGCCTGCTGCTCTATTATTGGTGGTTTTGGTTCGTCGATACCATTTTTTTTGCATGATACTACAGAGAGAACAGTCAAAGACAAAATAAGGTAAGAGTGTAATTTAATCATAACATAGATATAGTGAGAATCTTATATAAAAATAGAATAAAAAAATTACATATAGGGAATGTTTTTGGTATTTATTGATTAATAAATTATTAAATAACTTATAGGTCTGATATTTTGTGGCCAATGGAAGGAGATAAAAAATGCAGTGTCCAATTTAGACACTGCATTTTTTAATATTATATTCATCGTAATTGTACCGTTGATTGGAATAATGACAATGACGGATTCTTTTTCTGAACTTCTATTTCACTTCTTTCCCCGATTTGTCTATGTAGAACTTCCTGCCATTTTCTACAACTTCAGCTTTACCATTTTCGAATCCGGATACGTCATCGTATTTCAGAGGAATGATTTCATTACCCTTTTTGTCAATTAGTCCCCACTTATCATTCAGTCTTACACGAGCATATCCGTTTTGAAAATCAGAAGCCAGGTCATATTTTAAAGGAATAATCTCTTTTCCTGTTTTGTCCAGAAAGCCACATTTATCGTTTATTTCAACTTGAGCAAGTCCTTCATATATACGAGGTATATTGTCATATTTTGCAGGAATAATTTCTTGTCCTTTTTTATTGATCACTCCCCATTTTCCATTTCGTTCTACAGGAGCGAAGCCTCCGTTAAACCCCATTATATCGTCATAGATCAACGGAATAATCTCTTTTCCTTTTTCATTGATAAATCCCCATTTTCCATTAGCCTTTACTCCGTAACAGCCATCTCCGGAATATCCCACACCATCATATTTGAATGGAGTGACGGCTTTTTCATTTTCATCAAAGAAAGCGATTTTATCATTTTCGTCTTTTAAGGGTTCCAAATCCTGTGCATATAACGATACGCAGAGAAGACCAAAGAGTAGTGTTGTAGTTAGCTTTTTCATAAGTGGGTGGTTAAATAAGGGCTTATCAGTTTTTCAACAAAGTTATACGCA
The Sphingobacterium spiritivorum genome window above contains:
- a CDS encoding WG repeat-containing protein, encoding MKKLTTTLLFGLLCVSLYAQDLEPLKDENDKIAFFDENEKAVTPFKYDGVGYSGDGCYGVKANGKWGFINEKGKEIIPLIYDDIMGFNGGFAPVERNGKWGVINKKGQEIIPAKYDNIPRIYEGLAQVEINDKCGFLDKTGKEIIPLKYDLASDFQNGYARVRLNDKWGLIDKKGNEIIPLKYDDVSGFENGKAEVVENGRKFYIDKSGKEVK
- a CDS encoding thiol-activated cytolysin family protein, which codes for MIKLHSYLILSLTVLSVVSCKKNGIDEPKPPIIEQQARSKKEIVDSLKTDLVKKGYSISSQVINQDSTKVNFRVSRANSIKEFGVFEPGGGSDQKTYPDLYTGSVFNGNVFVKDGVYSTGLPLEGKTLPLNQDIVIVGKNKVKIAEAKQLELRNSSLKQFQSDILRQIGEPAINQHVGDVSLKTGFFSSFTDVKDSVFFNRSNMYLDSFKPGVGLLEYAPDNTPVPGKGVFAFFRQDYYSIQIDKTKAGWKFLEEELSNALQVERMPIFINSITYGRYGFVTIEGNQSQEIMAMLNKAIANFDSLSEFERTILSKSTIRCYFFGTPEDWRFSQLLQSSLGRLQLFTEIMNQKTYKFRPFGDAPTFYSFSSVKDNSAFIGSTLERDMEFDLKDIL
- a CDS encoding beta-N-acetylhexosaminidase, giving the protein MKKETGVARVGFVLISDIPRFSWRSYMLDEGRAYKGKAVVKKLLDEMAALKMNVFHWHLTEDQGWRLAIEKYPNLTKIGGRRDSTQIGGWNSTKYDGKPLEGHYTRADIKEIVAYAKERHINIMPEIEMPGHASAAIASYPWLGVTKLPIKVPTSFGVKYDIFDVTDPKVIEFLHDVLKEVIDMFPSAVIHIGGDEVKYDHWNKSPEVQAYMKEHALTSPADLQLLFTNDISNFLEKNNKRMMGWNDIMGAKLHDYNQDAPPVTGKLSKSAIIQFWKGNVDMMKDAARNGYDIVNSYHEATYLDYSDISLEKAYSFDPVPEGLDKQYHAKILGLGCQMWGEWISDLNDMYKQTFPRIAAYAEVGWTKVENKDYERFQQSLPYFYNRWNKNGINFNK
- a CDS encoding WG repeat-containing protein; translation: MTKNSYLLLFIYCLFINYGCSQGKKNDIEQTRAELEEYIGESENMIDLARLEFSVKPVQANSNKAFDEKDEHNFTDQQTQYLSIDDFLSTVNKDFFMTTEVGKPKSFVSISLNLLEANELLGLGDGVDEVYAVAPQFKPSILHFWDGTSADAKYKADKNAEELEYNHFLVDAIKPIRSVDFDVEFRHHTSTPYRLDSSHPKVKIGNDWIEMKNNAEGEVKLSYPKSLSEKLNDVQAFYKNDRAFKKSGSSSYNISSAQTIIWLEKSLPVYKEAIALIDQQKLKTDQEVDAFLKSKLPKKPAEDAQMEFAKYYFTGPVNYIMVYVKNDKPQNVTKKVNVKLLKQIEAIGKEGYFTAVDGAEELKGIVNVNGDWIINPIYDDIKAMGEEKFSVREGRIGTPKKLDAKNKKFIDLLP